The Cuculus canorus isolate bCucCan1 chromosome 5, bCucCan1.pri, whole genome shotgun sequence genome window below encodes:
- the ABHD12B gene encoding protein ABHD12B translates to MRRRGERGGDSSRDGDTERAREERGDGAGQRQRGCLARCPRLRALLLGLLLIYITLPFIIRLFPTLITKFTFLNFLAFPYFVDLQRPELLVNNTINLYLTTEPGVTVGIWHTVPGSRGAEAQGKDQRWYEEALADAHPIIIYMHGNGGTRASSHRVQFLKAMGAANFHILALDYRGYGDSSGHPTENGLTTDVLALYDWAKARSGNSSILFWGHSLGTGVATNLARKLQEERGVQVDGVVLESAYSNIREAASSNCMAKLYYYFPGFEYFILDPLHLSNLFFSTDENFKIMSCPLLLLHAEDDMVLPLDMGRKVFELARNTYEDKNKVKLVIFPKKLGLGHDYISYNPELPTLVKDFFNLERSQLMRAAPASTPSTPHHDPSEH, encoded by the exons ATGCGGCGGCGCGGCGAGCGGGGCGGCGACAGCAGTCGCGACGGCGACACCGAGCGAGCCAGGGAGGAGCGGGGGGACGGCGCGGGACAGCGGCAGCG aggctgcctggcCCGATGTCCCCGGCTGCGCGCCCTCCTCCTGGGCCTGCTCCTCATCTACATCACCTTGCCCTTCATCATCCGCCTCTTCCCCACCCTGATCACCAAATTCACCTTCCTGAACTTCT TGGCATTCCCCTACTTCGTGGACCTTCAGCggccagagctgctggtgaACAACACCATCAACCTGTACCTCACCACCGAGCCAGGTGTCACCGTTGGTATCTG GCACACGGTGCCAGGCAGCAGAGGGGCCGAGGCGCAGGGCAAGGACCAGCGCTGGTACGAGGAGGCACTTGCTGATGCTCATCCCATCATCATCTACATGCACGGCAATGGAGGGACTAG GGCTTCGAGCCACCGTGTCCAGTTCTTGAAG GCGATGGGGGCTGCCAACTTCCACATCCTGGCTCTCGACTACAGAG GCTATGGGGACTCCAGCGGGCACCCCACAGAGAATGGATTGACCACGGATGTCCTGGCACTCTACGACTGGGCCAAAGCACGGAGCGGAAATAGCAGCATCCTGTTCTGGGGACACTCCTTGGGGACGGG GGTTGCCACAAACTTAGCAAGGAAACTACAGGAGGAGCGAG GGGTCCAGGTTGATGGTGTCGTCCTGGAGTCTGCCTACAGCAACATCCGtgaggcagccagcagcaacTGCATGGCAAAG CTCTACTACTACTTCCCAGGTTTCGAGTACTTCATCTTGGACCCTCTACATCTCAGCAACCTATTCTTCAGCACCGATGAGAA CTTCAAGATCATGTCCTGTCCGCTCCTCCTCCTGCATGCAGAAGATGACATGGTGCTGCCTCTGGACATGGGCCGCAAG GTCTTTGAGCTCGCACGCAACACCTACGAGGACAAGAACAAGGTGAAGCTCGTTATCTTTCCCAAAAAGCTGGGCTTGGGCCACGACTACATCTCCTACAACCCAGAGCTGCCCACCCTGGTGAA AGACTTCTTTAACCTGGAGAGAAGCCAGCTGATGCGTGCAGCACCCGCGAGCACTCCCTCAACCCCACACCATGACCCCTCAGAGCACTGA